In Amycolatopsis endophytica, the following are encoded in one genomic region:
- a CDS encoding type II toxin-antitoxin system VapC family toxin translates to MIYLDSCALVKLVITEKETAALRERLDDHLEEVLTSELALTEVLRVVRRSCYNAQRQLSVDQAELDKRLTTAANLLDWIDRIVVDTDTFLRAGMYADDPHVGSLDAIHLVCALEAGPELRAFITYDKALAHAATLAGLPVEQPA, encoded by the coding sequence TTGATCTACCTGGATTCCTGCGCTCTGGTGAAGCTCGTCATCACCGAGAAGGAAACCGCGGCCCTGCGGGAACGGCTTGACGATCACCTGGAGGAAGTACTCACTTCTGAGCTCGCGCTGACCGAAGTTCTCCGCGTCGTACGACGCTCGTGCTACAACGCTCAGCGGCAGCTGAGCGTCGACCAGGCCGAGCTGGACAAACGGCTCACCACCGCCGCGAACCTCCTGGACTGGATCGACCGGATCGTCGTCGACACCGACACGTTCCTGCGAGCAGGCATGTACGCCGACGACCCGCACGTGGGCTCGCTCGATGCGATCCACCTTGTCTGCGCTCTCGAAGCCGGGCCGGAGTTGCGGGCCTTCATCACCTACGACAAGGCACTCGCCCACGCCGCGACTCTCGCGGGACTGCCGGTCGAGCAGCCAGCATGA
- a CDS encoding chitinase, with product MKRLIVLALAGILVALGWTPAQAALPSKQLTGYWQNFVNAAQPLKLSQVPDSYDVIVLAFANADTATPGAVTFGVDPDLSNALGGYTDADLKADIAAKRAAGKSVVLSIGGERGNIDLSSADRVSAFVESFTRIATDFGIQGIDIDLESTFDAANTASAITQVHDRMGDGFLVTMAPQTLDVQPGGRYLTLIESVKSLITVVHTQYYNSGSMLGCDGQVVSQGGVDFVTAQACNLLQVLRPDQVALGLPATAQAAGSGYVDPSVVNSALDCLAAKTNCGSYVPETAWPGISGVMTWSVNWDASSNWSFSGPVRSHLDALA from the coding sequence ATGAAGAGACTGATCGTGCTCGCACTGGCCGGGATCCTGGTGGCGCTGGGCTGGACGCCCGCGCAGGCCGCGTTGCCGTCCAAGCAGCTCACCGGGTACTGGCAGAACTTCGTCAACGCGGCGCAGCCGTTGAAGCTGTCGCAGGTGCCGGATTCCTACGACGTGATCGTGCTGGCCTTCGCCAACGCGGACACCGCGACGCCGGGCGCGGTGACCTTCGGCGTCGACCCGGACCTGTCGAACGCGCTCGGCGGTTACACCGACGCCGACCTCAAGGCCGACATCGCGGCGAAACGCGCGGCGGGCAAGTCGGTGGTGCTCTCGATCGGCGGCGAGCGGGGCAACATCGACCTCAGCAGCGCCGACCGGGTAAGCGCTTTCGTGGAGTCGTTCACCCGGATCGCCACCGACTTCGGTATCCAGGGCATCGACATCGACCTGGAGAGCACCTTCGACGCGGCGAACACCGCGAGCGCGATCACCCAGGTGCACGACCGGATGGGCGACGGCTTCCTGGTGACGATGGCGCCGCAGACGCTCGACGTGCAGCCGGGCGGGCGGTACCTGACGCTGATCGAGAGCGTGAAGTCGCTGATCACGGTGGTGCACACGCAGTACTACAACTCCGGCAGCATGCTCGGGTGTGATGGGCAGGTGGTGTCGCAGGGCGGCGTCGACTTCGTCACCGCGCAAGCCTGCAACCTGTTGCAGGTGCTGCGTCCGGACCAGGTCGCGCTCGGCCTGCCCGCCACCGCCCAGGCGGCGGGCAGCGGCTACGTGGACCCATCGGTGGTCAACTCGGCCCTCGACTGCCTGGCGGCGAAGACGAACTGCGGCTCGTACGTGCCGGAGACGGCGTGGCCGGGGATCAGCGGCGTGATGACGTGGTCCGTCAACTGGGACGCCTCGTCGAACTGGTCGTTCTCCGGACCGGTGCGCTCCCACCTGGACGCGCTGGCCTGA
- a CDS encoding beta-1,3-glucanase family protein has translation MLSRRSFLVATSAGAVALAVRPAWAATTLPLTIVNNSGAYDNTSIWCYLVGTDSSGTQFHVTADGAIVPVSLSDNGSDGFTDYGIPLASSGGTTITVPKMSGRLYFALGQKLKFKAVTDGAGRPALQYPAGWVSGDPNYGILHDSVEFTLDDLGMHCNTTMVDQFSVPLSIQLTGAASQSTGTLKAGGRAQIFDQVRAQADFANLVVDDLRVIAPGHGLDAGKFSTTYFDGYTDQVWSKYAGTDLRLNTGSATFSGRVGPDGNLVVSDGSGRTANPIARPSTRDILFCDGALAAPNDGLTGPVAALLGAALNRTTLLDHADQPVSDAGAFYQNPVTNHYARVMHAATTDGRAYGFAFDDVGGFASYIEDPAPTSCTVTLTPF, from the coding sequence ATGTTGAGTCGCCGGAGTTTCCTCGTCGCCACCAGCGCCGGAGCGGTGGCGCTCGCCGTCAGACCGGCCTGGGCGGCGACCACGCTGCCCCTCACGATCGTCAACAACAGCGGCGCCTACGACAACACGTCGATCTGGTGCTACCTCGTCGGCACGGACAGCTCGGGCACCCAGTTCCACGTGACCGCGGACGGCGCGATCGTGCCGGTTTCCCTGTCCGACAACGGATCCGACGGGTTCACCGACTACGGCATCCCGCTGGCCTCCAGCGGCGGCACCACGATCACCGTGCCGAAGATGTCCGGACGGCTGTACTTCGCGCTGGGACAGAAGCTGAAGTTCAAAGCCGTCACCGACGGCGCCGGCCGCCCCGCGCTGCAGTACCCCGCGGGCTGGGTGTCGGGCGACCCGAACTACGGGATCCTGCACGATTCCGTCGAGTTCACGCTCGACGACCTCGGCATGCACTGCAACACGACCATGGTCGACCAGTTCAGCGTGCCGCTGTCCATCCAGCTGACCGGCGCCGCCTCGCAGAGCACCGGCACCCTCAAGGCGGGCGGACGGGCGCAGATCTTCGACCAGGTGCGCGCGCAGGCGGACTTCGCGAACCTCGTCGTGGACGACCTGCGTGTCATCGCCCCTGGTCATGGTCTCGACGCCGGCAAGTTCTCCACCACGTACTTCGACGGATACACCGACCAGGTGTGGTCGAAGTACGCGGGCACCGACCTGCGTCTGAACACCGGGTCGGCGACGTTCAGCGGTCGCGTCGGCCCGGACGGGAACCTCGTGGTGAGCGACGGTTCCGGCCGGACGGCGAACCCGATCGCACGTCCGTCCACACGCGACATCCTCTTCTGCGACGGCGCGCTGGCCGCACCCAACGACGGGCTCACCGGGCCCGTCGCCGCACTGCTCGGTGCCGCGCTCAACCGCACCACGCTGCTCGACCACGCCGACCAGCCGGTGTCCGACGCCGGCGCGTTCTACCAGAACCCCGTCACGAACCACTACGCGCGCGTCATGCACGCCGCGACCACCGACGGCCGCGCGTACGGCTTCGCGTTCGACGACGTCGGCGGGTTCGCCTCCTACATCGAGGATCCCGCGCCCACGTCCTGCACCGTCACCCTCACCCCGTTCTAG
- a CDS encoding PASTA domain-containing protein — MRRHRPVVEVPDVVGLGADDACAIVRRAGLVPAGPEGMPAPEEGVVVAQAPIGAAGAEEGATVVLITQHGRRPADDPLTPPPTEEADTLQPA, encoded by the coding sequence ATGCGGCGACACCGGCCGGTAGTCGAGGTGCCCGACGTCGTGGGCCTGGGTGCGGACGACGCGTGTGCGATCGTGCGCCGCGCCGGTCTGGTGCCGGCCGGGCCCGAGGGCATGCCCGCACCGGAGGAGGGCGTGGTCGTCGCGCAGGCGCCGATCGGCGCGGCAGGCGCCGAGGAGGGCGCCACGGTCGTCCTGATCACCCAGCACGGCCGCCGCCCAGCCGACGATCCACTCACGCCGCCGCCGACCGAGGAAGCGGACACCCTCCAGCCTGCCTGA
- a CDS encoding DUF3040 domain-containing protein produces the protein MLSRNEQQQLRAIEQWFEISDPELTRSLREGRVRQWNLGRRLLCLVLMVTGVGLIGLGAVAGNVLLLFVGILSLTTGVCLRIGALRP, from the coding sequence ATGTTGAGCCGGAACGAACAGCAGCAGCTCAGGGCGATCGAGCAGTGGTTCGAGATTTCGGACCCCGAACTGACCAGATCACTGCGCGAGGGCCGGGTGCGGCAGTGGAACCTCGGCAGGCGGCTGTTGTGCCTGGTGCTCATGGTGACGGGCGTGGGGCTGATCGGACTGGGCGCCGTGGCGGGCAACGTGCTGCTGCTGTTCGTCGGCATCCTGAGCCTGACGACCGGCGTCTGCCTCCGCATCGGCGCCCTCCGCCCCTGA
- a CDS encoding SRPBCC family protein: MPREFELRKEVVLAATPEQVWEAISTEAGNTAWFQPIENLDPGAANVLAWDPPKHLRVDADTHAFDYLIEARDGGTTVLRFVHSGVLDEDWSGEYEDQTGKGWDLYFHTLAAYFRHFAGARATYVEAEGPKVADERARALLRKELELGENPAVGDRARLSLDGDVVDAEVDYTRHGTLGLRTADGLVRFHLRDRIDLSIAVAHYVYDTEVDAARLTRAWEDWLNRVLG, translated from the coding sequence ATGCCACGAGAATTCGAGCTGCGCAAAGAGGTGGTCCTCGCGGCCACGCCGGAGCAGGTGTGGGAGGCGATCAGCACCGAGGCGGGCAACACCGCGTGGTTCCAGCCGATCGAGAACCTCGATCCGGGCGCCGCGAACGTCCTCGCCTGGGACCCGCCCAAGCACCTCCGGGTCGACGCGGACACCCACGCCTTCGACTACCTGATCGAGGCACGCGACGGCGGCACGACCGTGCTGCGGTTCGTGCACAGCGGCGTCCTCGACGAGGACTGGTCCGGCGAGTACGAGGACCAGACCGGCAAGGGCTGGGACCTGTACTTCCACACGCTGGCGGCGTACTTCCGCCACTTCGCCGGCGCACGGGCCACATACGTCGAAGCCGAGGGCCCCAAGGTTGCCGACGAGAGGGCGCGAGCGCTGCTGCGCAAGGAGCTGGAGCTGGGCGAGAACCCGGCCGTGGGCGACCGCGCGCGCCTCTCGCTCGACGGCGACGTGGTCGACGCCGAGGTCGACTACACCCGGCACGGCACGCTCGGCCTGCGCACCGCCGACGGGCTGGTCCGGTTCCACCTGCGGGACCGGATCGACCTGTCGATCGCGGTGGCCCACTACGTCTACGACACCGAGGTCGACGCCGCCCGCCTCACGCGTGCGTGGGAAGACTGGCTGAACCGCGTTCTGGGCTGA
- a CDS encoding MFS transporter, producing the protein MPGPTEPQRENVSVADPKVVKRAVGAAAIGNITEWYDFGVYGYLTTTISQVFFTELSGPVATIATFGLFAVSFLIRPFGGLLFGPLSDRIGRKRVLSLTVILMALGTFAIGVIPSYSAIGIAAPLLVLLARLVQGVSTGGEYGSAMTFIAEYAPDRRRGFLGSWLEFGTLTGYAFGATIATVLTAVLSEDQLLSWGWRIPFLIALPIGLVGLYLRLRLEETPAFSNFVTAEGKQRKSAGQEFRTIFVRYWPAMLLCAGLVLAWNVTNYMLTSYMPTYLTDTLPGHGDDGVGETAAQVLQIVVLVLLMFVVTFLGRLSDRFGRRRIVLVGCVGLIVLSLPAVLLLRAGGDVATFAGLALMGLTLVCFSSTLPSTLPAMFPTHIRAGALSIAFNVSVSLFGGTTSTVMGALVAATGDLNWPAYYLIAAGIVGAVCIHFTRESAGRPLQGSPAIVSPDEPAASRR; encoded by the coding sequence GTGCCAGGACCAACGGAACCGCAGCGGGAGAACGTCAGTGTCGCGGATCCGAAGGTGGTCAAACGAGCCGTCGGCGCGGCGGCCATCGGCAACATCACCGAGTGGTACGACTTCGGCGTCTATGGCTACCTCACCACCACGATCAGCCAGGTCTTCTTCACCGAGCTGTCCGGTCCGGTGGCCACGATCGCCACGTTCGGCCTGTTCGCGGTGTCCTTCCTGATCCGGCCGTTCGGCGGGCTGCTGTTCGGGCCGCTGTCCGACCGCATCGGCCGCAAGCGCGTGCTGTCGCTCACCGTCATCCTGATGGCACTGGGCACCTTCGCGATCGGCGTGATCCCCAGCTATTCGGCGATCGGCATCGCCGCGCCGCTGCTGGTCCTGCTCGCCCGCCTGGTGCAGGGCGTGTCGACCGGCGGCGAGTACGGCAGCGCGATGACGTTCATCGCCGAGTACGCGCCGGACCGGCGGCGCGGGTTCCTGGGCAGCTGGCTGGAGTTCGGCACGCTGACCGGGTACGCGTTCGGCGCGACGATCGCGACCGTGCTGACCGCGGTGCTGTCCGAAGACCAGCTGCTGAGCTGGGGCTGGCGCATCCCGTTCCTGATCGCGCTGCCGATCGGCCTGGTCGGGCTCTACCTGCGGCTGCGGCTGGAGGAGACGCCCGCCTTCTCGAACTTCGTGACCGCCGAGGGCAAGCAGCGCAAGTCCGCCGGACAGGAGTTCCGGACCATCTTCGTGCGGTACTGGCCCGCGATGCTGCTGTGCGCCGGGCTGGTGCTGGCGTGGAACGTGACGAACTACATGCTGACCAGCTACATGCCGACCTACCTGACCGACACCCTGCCCGGCCATGGTGACGACGGTGTCGGGGAGACGGCCGCGCAGGTGCTGCAGATCGTGGTGCTGGTGCTGCTGATGTTCGTGGTGACGTTCCTGGGACGCCTGTCCGACCGGTTCGGGCGGCGGCGGATCGTCCTGGTCGGTTGCGTCGGGCTCATCGTGCTGTCGCTGCCCGCGGTGCTGCTCCTGCGCGCGGGCGGGGACGTCGCCACGTTCGCCGGGCTGGCCCTGATGGGCCTGACGCTGGTCTGCTTCTCCAGCACCCTGCCGTCGACGCTGCCCGCGATGTTCCCGACCCACATCCGCGCCGGGGCGCTGTCCATCGCGTTCAACGTCTCCGTGTCGCTGTTCGGCGGCACCACCTCGACCGTGATGGGGGCGCTGGTCGCGGCCACCGGTGATCTGAACTGGCCCGCGTACTACCTGATCGCGGCCGGGATCGTGGGCGCGGTGTGCATCCATTTCACCCGCGAGTCGGCGGGACGCCCGCTGCAGGGCTCGCCCGCGATCGTCAGCCCGGACGAGCCCGCCGCGTCACGCCGGTGA
- a CDS encoding MFS transporter — protein MIRALGNHNYRLWATADLVSVTGTWMQVLGLNWVVMSRTGSATSVGLSVLLSTLPALLIGPWAGAVADRFPPRRIILAGQSAHLVIALLLAFMVWRDMPLATIYGLTALAGVVGAFESPALGRFAGQVVPRHDLGNALALGSLVNSAGRVLGMSLAGVLAAAVGDALLFLLNAASFVAVLVTVLVIRTGELLPLAVAKAERAGVRAGLAYVRRSHLLVVLFLLGFVLSGLGRNYQVTMAAMAEGPLGSGAAGYGLLSSVFAVGTVIGGFVAARFRELTIPLLLGAAAVTSLLQTVSGFLPGMLGFGAVILPIAAGAVLIDTAKSTRLQLDSAEDMRGRVLSIDGAVAAAAGATGAPLLGWMCERLGASQALLIAGVVTLTATGVATFVLQRARRRVVEPELATSPA, from the coding sequence ATGATTCGCGCGCTCGGAAACCACAACTACCGGCTGTGGGCCACCGCCGACCTCGTCTCGGTGACCGGCACCTGGATGCAGGTACTCGGCCTCAACTGGGTCGTCATGTCCCGCACCGGCTCGGCCACCTCGGTCGGGCTGTCGGTTCTGCTGTCCACCCTTCCGGCGCTGCTCATCGGCCCCTGGGCGGGCGCGGTCGCGGACCGGTTCCCGCCGCGGCGCATCATCCTGGCCGGTCAGTCGGCACACCTGGTCATCGCGCTGCTGCTGGCGTTCATGGTGTGGCGGGACATGCCGCTGGCCACCATCTACGGTCTCACCGCGCTGGCCGGCGTGGTGGGGGCGTTCGAATCACCGGCGCTCGGCCGGTTCGCCGGGCAGGTGGTGCCCCGTCACGACCTGGGCAACGCCCTCGCGCTGGGATCGCTGGTCAACTCCGCGGGCCGCGTGCTCGGGATGAGCCTCGCCGGGGTACTGGCCGCCGCGGTCGGCGACGCGTTGTTGTTCCTCCTCAACGCCGCCAGCTTCGTCGCCGTCCTCGTCACCGTCCTGGTGATCCGCACCGGCGAACTGCTCCCGCTCGCGGTCGCCAAGGCGGAGCGCGCCGGGGTGCGCGCCGGCCTGGCCTACGTGCGCCGCAGCCACCTGCTGGTCGTGCTGTTCCTGCTCGGGTTCGTGCTGTCCGGGCTGGGCCGCAACTACCAGGTCACCATGGCTGCCATGGCCGAGGGACCGCTCGGTTCCGGCGCCGCCGGTTACGGCCTGCTGTCGTCCGTGTTCGCCGTCGGCACCGTGATCGGTGGCTTCGTCGCGGCCCGGTTCCGCGAGCTGACCATCCCACTGCTGCTCGGCGCCGCCGCGGTGACCAGCCTCCTGCAGACGGTCAGCGGGTTCCTGCCCGGCATGCTCGGCTTCGGCGCGGTCATCCTGCCGATCGCCGCGGGCGCCGTGCTGATCGACACCGCCAAGAGCACGCGCCTGCAGCTCGACTCCGCCGAGGACATGCGCGGCCGGGTGCTGTCGATCGACGGCGCGGTCGCCGCCGCCGCGGGCGCCACCGGTGCGCCGCTGCTCGGCTGGATGTGCGAACGGCTCGGCGCGAGCCAGGCCCTGCTGATCGCGGGCGTGGTCACGCTCACCGCGACCGGGGTGGCGACGTTCGTGCTGCAGCGGGCGCGCCGCCGCGTCGTCGAACCGGAGCTCGCCACCTCACCGGCGTGA
- a CDS encoding ZIP family metal transporter, whose translation MPEWIEAALWGLVGGGALVLGALVAWFVRVPARLVSHIMAFGAGVLISALAFDLMDEAERTGGLAATAAGFVGGAVVYVLANVALARRGARHRKRSGDHQPSESDVSGSGSAIAIGALLDGVPESVVLGLSLLGGGGVGVPVLAAVFISNVPEGLSSAAGMKQAGRGARYVFGVWGGIAVASGLSALLGNLLLDQASPATVALITAVAAGAILAMIADTMVPEAFERAGMATGLVTVLGFLTAFAIERAG comes from the coding sequence ATGCCGGAATGGATCGAGGCCGCGCTCTGGGGTCTGGTCGGCGGCGGCGCGCTGGTCCTCGGCGCGCTGGTGGCGTGGTTCGTGCGGGTACCGGCCCGGCTCGTCTCCCACATCATGGCGTTCGGGGCAGGCGTGCTCATTTCCGCGCTCGCGTTCGACCTCATGGACGAGGCGGAACGCACCGGCGGACTGGCCGCCACCGCGGCGGGTTTCGTCGGCGGCGCGGTGGTGTACGTCCTGGCGAACGTCGCACTGGCGCGGCGGGGCGCGCGGCACCGCAAGCGGTCGGGGGACCACCAGCCGTCGGAAAGCGACGTGAGCGGCAGCGGCAGCGCGATCGCCATCGGTGCGTTGCTGGACGGCGTGCCGGAGTCCGTGGTCCTCGGCCTGTCGCTGCTCGGCGGCGGTGGCGTCGGCGTGCCCGTGCTCGCGGCCGTCTTCATCTCGAACGTGCCGGAGGGCCTGTCGAGCGCGGCGGGCATGAAGCAGGCCGGGCGCGGCGCGCGCTACGTCTTCGGCGTGTGGGGCGGGATCGCGGTCGCCAGCGGGCTGTCCGCCCTGCTCGGCAACCTGCTCCTCGACCAGGCATCGCCGGCGACGGTCGCGCTCATCACCGCGGTGGCGGCGGGCGCGATCCTCGCCATGATCGCCGACACGATGGTCCCGGAGGCGTTCGAACGCGCCGGGATGGCGACCGGTCTCGTCACGGTCCTCGGCTTCCTCACCGCGTTCGCGATCGAGCGCGCGGGCTGA
- a CDS encoding MerR family transcriptional regulator, whose protein sequence is MSARRRTVGSGELAAELGLSRRSISRYAERGWIRPALVTPGGQYRWDIEDVRRQLDALRERRPEETGERRSF, encoded by the coding sequence ATGTCTGCACGCCGACGCACGGTGGGCTCGGGCGAACTCGCGGCCGAGCTCGGCCTGTCACGGCGTTCGATCAGCCGTTACGCCGAACGCGGGTGGATCCGCCCCGCGCTCGTCACCCCCGGCGGCCAGTACCGGTGGGACATCGAAGACGTGCGCCGTCAGCTCGACGCGCTGCGCGAGCGGCGCCCCGAGGAGACCGGCGAGCGACGGTCCTTTTAG
- a CDS encoding TetR/AcrR family transcriptional regulator, with product MPRPRVHDLDRLLDAAEQLVAEHDSVSVRGLAAATGVSNGAIYHAFGSINALLGRVWLRAATDFLVLQAELADDAATPVEAVVAAAGAPAVFAERRPHAARMLLTVKKDRLLGPDLPTELADELFALDKRVVALLVRLSKALWGRRDGVAVEVMTTCVVDLPTALFRRALTTGAPGPDSRNRLAAAVRAVLAVPPRPKD from the coding sequence ATGCCCCGCCCCCGCGTGCACGACCTCGACCGGCTGCTCGACGCCGCCGAGCAACTGGTCGCCGAGCATGACTCGGTGTCCGTGCGTGGTCTGGCGGCGGCGACCGGCGTTTCGAACGGCGCCATCTACCACGCGTTCGGGTCGATCAACGCGTTGCTCGGCCGGGTGTGGCTGCGTGCCGCGACGGATTTCCTCGTCCTGCAGGCGGAGCTGGCCGACGACGCGGCGACCCCGGTCGAGGCGGTCGTCGCCGCGGCGGGCGCGCCCGCGGTGTTCGCCGAGCGGCGCCCGCACGCGGCGCGGATGTTGCTGACCGTCAAGAAGGACCGCCTGCTCGGGCCCGATCTGCCCACCGAACTCGCCGACGAGCTGTTCGCACTCGACAAGCGCGTGGTCGCGCTGCTGGTGCGGCTGTCGAAGGCGCTGTGGGGCAGGCGGGACGGGGTCGCGGTCGAGGTGATGACGACGTGCGTGGTCGACCTGCCGACCGCGTTGTTCCGGCGCGCGCTGACCACCGGTGCGCCCGGCCCCGACTCCCGGAACCGGCTCGCCGCCGCCGTGCGAGCGGTACTGGCCGTGCCCCCTCGACCGAAGGACTGA
- a CDS encoding enoyl-CoA hydratase/isomerase family protein, whose translation MPALHHQDSVFVLDLGADENRFSPDWLDDVHAALDTVVDGSAPAALVTTGSARFYSNGLDLDWLSAHGDQAQSYVADVQALLARVLTLPVPAVAAVNGHAFGAGAMLAMAHDFRVMRADRGYFCFPEADIDIPFTAGMAALIQAKLTPSAAIASMTTGRRFGGTDARDLGLVDDVAPEAELRDRAVERVRALAGKDRGTLGAIKSTMFAAAAAALHG comes from the coding sequence GTGCCCGCACTACACCACCAGGACTCCGTGTTCGTCCTCGACCTGGGCGCCGACGAGAACCGGTTCTCCCCGGACTGGCTCGACGACGTGCATGCCGCGCTGGACACGGTCGTGGACGGCTCCGCTCCCGCCGCGCTGGTCACCACCGGCTCCGCGCGGTTCTATTCGAACGGCCTCGACCTGGACTGGCTCTCGGCGCACGGCGACCAGGCGCAGTCCTACGTCGCGGACGTGCAGGCGCTGCTCGCGCGGGTGCTGACCCTGCCGGTCCCGGCGGTCGCCGCGGTGAACGGGCACGCGTTCGGGGCGGGTGCGATGCTGGCGATGGCACACGACTTCCGCGTCATGCGCGCCGATCGCGGCTACTTCTGCTTCCCCGAGGCGGACATCGACATCCCGTTCACGGCGGGAATGGCCGCGTTGATCCAGGCCAAGCTCACCCCGTCCGCCGCGATCGCCTCGATGACCACCGGGCGGCGCTTCGGCGGCACGGACGCCCGCGACCTCGGACTGGTCGACGACGTCGCCCCGGAAGCCGAACTGCGCGACCGCGCCGTGGAGCGGGTGCGCGCGCTGGCGGGCAAGGACCGCGGCACGCTGGGCGCGATCAAGTCGACGATGTTCGCGGCGGCGGCTGCGGCGCTGCACGGCTGA
- a CDS encoding BTAD domain-containing putative transcriptional regulator: MPITPEVLTPEEHAVLRAVGRGLTDAEIADRLAVPERTVAGRLTGIRTALGLRDRAAVIVYAFDHGIVTANRATGPRLEISVLGPPRAWRDGEPLDLGPVRQQTLLAALALRPDHTVGRQELLDDVWGPDAPSGNVVQVYVYRLRKCLADPVIARDRFGYRLLGGAVRVDATRAEELASEADAAERAADLPSAIDALGRALGLFRGEPLAGLPGPFADVERFRLTGLRLSLSHRKALWQLELGRYDDAISELRAATVADPHHEPVAALLMRALHETGRRADALAVFARLRRRLTEDLGVAPGERVRRTREAILRDAPTRRPLLAG, translated from the coding sequence ATGCCGATCACACCCGAAGTCCTGACCCCGGAGGAGCACGCCGTGCTCCGCGCCGTCGGCCGCGGTCTGACCGACGCCGAGATCGCCGACCGCCTGGCCGTCCCGGAGCGGACCGTCGCCGGGCGGCTGACCGGTATCCGGACCGCGCTCGGTCTCCGCGACCGGGCGGCGGTCATCGTCTACGCCTTCGACCACGGCATCGTGACCGCGAACAGGGCGACCGGGCCGCGTCTGGAGATTTCGGTGCTCGGCCCGCCGCGCGCGTGGCGGGACGGCGAGCCACTGGACCTCGGCCCGGTGCGGCAGCAGACGTTGCTGGCCGCGCTGGCGCTGCGCCCGGACCACACGGTCGGCAGGCAGGAGCTGCTGGACGACGTGTGGGGGCCGGACGCACCGTCGGGCAACGTGGTGCAGGTCTACGTCTACCGGCTGCGCAAGTGCCTGGCGGACCCGGTGATCGCCCGCGACCGCTTCGGCTACCGGTTGCTCGGCGGGGCGGTGCGGGTGGACGCGACGCGGGCCGAGGAGCTGGCCTCCGAGGCCGACGCGGCCGAGCGGGCCGCCGATCTGCCGTCGGCGATCGACGCGCTGGGCCGCGCGCTCGGGTTGTTCCGTGGCGAGCCGCTGGCCGGGCTGCCCGGCCCGTTCGCGGACGTGGAACGGTTCCGGCTGACCGGGCTCCGCCTGTCGCTGTCGCACCGCAAGGCGCTCTGGCAGCTCGAACTGGGCAGGTACGACGACGCGATCAGCGAGCTGCGTGCCGCGACCGTCGCGGATCCGCACCACGAGCCGGTCGCCGCGCTGCTGATGCGCGCGCTCCACGAGACCGGACGGCGAGCCGACGCGCTCGCCGTCTTCGCCCGGCTGCGCCGACGCCTGACCGAAGACCTCGGCGTCGCCCCGGGCGAACGCGTCCGCCGGACCCGGGAAGCGATCCTGCGCGACGCACCCACGCGACGGCCCTTGCTCGCCGGTTGA